In Candidatus Aminicenantes bacterium, a single genomic region encodes these proteins:
- a CDS encoding 3-oxoacid CoA-transferase, with protein MAYEKYTLTDLMIIAAAKELPDGEAVLVGTGLPVAAALFAQKTHAPRLLLCFEAGGIGPERVPRLPLTVGEGITAERAVEAASMIGIMSMAARGVVKYGFLGGAQIDMYGNLNSTVIGLHANPKMRFPGSGGANDIGSLCTHTLIIMKHEKRRFIPKIDFVTTPGYLSGGNARELAGLPENTGPYRVISTLGIMSFEPQCKRMELLKLYPGIAAKQVQDETGFELLISKNLQEIAAPTEKEIHILRTDVDPFGALEFK; from the coding sequence ATGGCATACGAAAAATACACCTTGACCGACCTGATGATCATTGCCGCCGCCAAAGAGCTTCCCGATGGGGAAGCCGTTCTGGTGGGAACGGGCCTTCCGGTCGCGGCGGCGCTCTTCGCCCAAAAAACGCATGCGCCCAGGCTGCTTCTATGCTTTGAGGCGGGCGGCATAGGACCGGAGCGGGTCCCCCGTTTGCCGTTGACCGTCGGCGAGGGGATCACCGCCGAAAGGGCGGTCGAGGCCGCCTCGATGATCGGCATCATGTCCATGGCCGCGAGGGGCGTGGTCAAATACGGTTTTCTGGGCGGGGCCCAGATCGACATGTACGGGAACCTGAACAGTACGGTGATCGGCTTGCATGCGAATCCGAAAATGCGTTTTCCCGGTTCGGGCGGAGCCAATGACATCGGCTCGTTGTGCACCCACACCTTGATCATCATGAAGCATGAAAAAAGAAGGTTCATTCCCAAGATCGATTTCGTCACCACTCCGGGGTATTTAAGCGGCGGCAACGCCAGGGAGCTTGCCGGCTTGCCCGAGAACACGGGTCCCTACCGGGTCATCTCCACGCTGGGGATCATGAGCTTTGAACCCCAATGCAAAAGAATGGAACTGCTGAAGCTCTACCCGGGCATCGCCGCCAAGCAGGTGCAGGACGAAACAGGCTTCGAGCTCCTGATCAGCAAGAATCTGCAGGAAATCGCCGCGCCGACCGAAAAAGAAATTCACATTCTGCGCACGGACGTTGACCCGTTCGGGGCACTTGAGTTCAAATAG
- a CDS encoding DUF2877 domain-containing protein — translation MIRLESYGDSLEKGVYRCHSRFRRAVNFSNGRSLATLVDRRVGPGPRHIVVCGLALQKVERLAIGDDDIFLDGLRIPFASARRYDSRLRLEGPVVVQRFAGNLECFSRCLGREAPPRSLAFLLDDKRSRRRPSALEQSVAERLRLGRKMIFSPDFLPGIKMVAGLGFGLTPGGDDFIGGLLLALYYGQQLFKRNFESAIRLVCRSAEGKNPFSGTMLADAGEGRAVGRVKSLLAALINGNEKKVRQNALQLRAIGHSSGIDLGVGLLLTGRALVRNQGEPWW, via the coding sequence ATGATCCGGCTTGAAAGTTACGGCGACAGCCTGGAAAAAGGCGTCTACCGCTGCCATTCGCGCTTCCGGCGAGCGGTCAATTTTTCCAACGGCCGTTCGCTGGCAACGCTGGTGGACCGGCGCGTCGGCCCGGGTCCCCGCCATATCGTTGTGTGCGGGCTCGCTTTGCAAAAGGTGGAGCGCCTGGCGATCGGCGATGACGACATTTTCCTGGACGGCCTCCGCATCCCTTTCGCGTCCGCGCGCCGGTACGACTCGCGCTTGCGCCTCGAAGGCCCGGTCGTTGTCCAACGCTTTGCCGGCAACCTGGAGTGTTTTTCCCGCTGCCTCGGCCGGGAGGCCCCGCCGAGAAGCCTGGCGTTTTTGCTGGACGATAAGCGAAGCCGGCGCCGGCCCTCGGCCCTGGAACAGTCGGTTGCCGAACGGCTGCGCCTGGGGCGGAAAATGATCTTCAGCCCCGATTTCCTGCCCGGCATCAAAATGGTCGCCGGGCTCGGCTTCGGCCTGACGCCTGGCGGCGACGATTTCATCGGCGGCCTCCTGCTGGCCCTGTACTACGGCCAGCAGCTGTTCAAGCGTAATTTCGAATCGGCCATCCGCCTGGTCTGCAGGTCGGCGGAGGGGAAAAACCCTTTTTCCGGAACCATGCTAGCCGATGCCGGCGAAGGCCGGGCCGTGGGCAGGGTCAAAAGCCTGCTGGCTGCTCTTATCAACGGGAATGAAAAAAAAGTCCGCCAAAACGCCCTGCAGCTGCGCGCGATCGGCCACTCATCGGGGATCGACCTCGGGGTCGGCTTGCTGCTGACGGGCCGGGCGCTCGTCCGCAACCAGGGGGAACCATGGTGGTGA
- the fdrA gene encoding acyl-CoA synthetase FdrA: MVVKGSVKRGEYFDSVTLMRIAQKVNAEAGVIDSGLIIASRENKAILKASGLFVAAFAAARDNDLLVVVKARSEEIAARALARVDGHLHESRQKASTQGGAARTPSLDAALDALPGANLVMISIAGCYAGGEARKALEKGLHVFLFSDNVTLATEIELKKLARDRRLLLMGPDCGTAIINGVPLGFANAVPPGAIGIVAAAGTGLQEVSSLIANAGAGISQAIGTGGRDLKKEVGGIMFASAIEALAADKKTAVMLLVAKPPDPTVREKIGRLLRRISKPVVIVFLGGQGGAVKGKNIYDAATLEEGAMMAIALWRGDAVENARQRLAGRDAGLEKRARAIADKLQPRQRYIRALYTGGTFCSEAQVIFRGRLPGLYSNVPLPGVAKLGSSLQSERHTFLDLGEDEFTAGRLHPMIDFSMRSRRMLQEAGDPQTALLLLDLVLGYGANRDPLPEIIPAVRACRKAAGGRSLPMIFSVTGTEHDPQKRSRVVAGLLENGAEVLESNAAAGRLALIVAELQGRRS; this comes from the coding sequence ATGGTGGTGAAAGGATCGGTCAAGCGGGGCGAGTATTTTGATTCGGTGACCCTGATGCGCATCGCCCAGAAGGTCAATGCCGAGGCTGGGGTGATCGATTCCGGGCTGATCATTGCCAGCCGCGAAAACAAAGCCATACTGAAGGCCTCGGGACTTTTCGTCGCCGCGTTCGCCGCGGCCCGGGACAACGACCTGCTCGTCGTTGTCAAGGCCCGGTCGGAAGAGATCGCCGCGCGGGCTTTGGCCCGCGTGGACGGTCATCTGCATGAAAGCCGCCAAAAGGCCTCCACCCAGGGCGGTGCTGCCCGTACCCCCAGCCTCGACGCCGCGCTCGATGCGCTGCCCGGGGCCAACCTGGTCATGATCTCGATCGCCGGCTGCTATGCCGGCGGCGAAGCCAGGAAGGCCCTGGAAAAAGGGCTGCACGTCTTCCTTTTCTCCGACAACGTGACGCTGGCCACGGAGATCGAATTGAAAAAATTGGCTCGCGACCGCAGGCTCCTGCTCATGGGGCCCGATTGCGGCACGGCCATCATCAATGGCGTCCCGCTCGGGTTCGCCAACGCCGTGCCCCCGGGAGCGATCGGTATCGTGGCTGCCGCCGGGACCGGCCTCCAGGAGGTTTCTTCGTTGATCGCCAACGCCGGAGCCGGAATTTCACAGGCCATCGGCACCGGCGGCCGCGACCTGAAGAAAGAAGTGGGCGGCATCATGTTCGCCTCCGCCATCGAAGCGCTCGCAGCCGACAAGAAAACCGCAGTCATGCTCCTGGTCGCCAAACCACCCGATCCAACGGTCCGGGAAAAGATCGGCCGGCTGCTGCGCCGGATAAGCAAACCGGTGGTCATCGTTTTTTTAGGCGGCCAGGGCGGGGCGGTCAAAGGCAAAAACATATATGACGCGGCCACGCTGGAGGAGGGCGCCATGATGGCCATCGCCCTCTGGCGCGGCGACGCGGTGGAAAACGCGAGGCAGCGGCTGGCCGGTCGCGATGCCGGGCTGGAAAAGCGGGCCAGGGCCATCGCCGACAAACTGCAGCCGCGGCAGAGATACATCCGGGCCCTTTATACCGGCGGGACCTTCTGCAGCGAAGCCCAGGTTATTTTCCGCGGCCGGCTACCCGGTCTTTATTCCAACGTCCCGTTGCCCGGAGTGGCCAAATTGGGCAGCAGCCTGCAAAGCGAACGGCATACGTTCCTCGACCTGGGCGAGGACGAGTTCACCGCCGGTCGGCTGCATCCGATGATCGATTTTTCCATGCGCAGCCGGCGCATGCTGCAGGAAGCCGGCGACCCGCAAACCGCCCTCCTCCTGCTGGACCTGGTGCTGGGCTATGGGGCCAACCGCGATCCGTTGCCCGAGATCATCCCGGCCGTGCGCGCCTGCCGCAAGGCCGCCGGCGGAAGAAGCCTGCCGATGATTTTCTCGGTCACCGGCACAGAGCACGACCCCCAGA